One window from the genome of Streptomyces sp. NBC_00287 encodes:
- a CDS encoding glycosyltransferase, whose product MHIIETYFECGGFDHRFLQGGISVYLWNLSKALADEGHRVSVVTPAHGRLDDLRASYDVERLDYEDTYELPLVLDPDTWGERFPAEVRIPLTTTAHRVRLDGVDLYFLSNDLLDRLPDRFYPPYDSKGSDLVFFKPLAYQVDTIRFIRSRFGGEKALVHAHEPYYHYLLPAAFRDDPDKFVVGTVQSNMPITKKVYRPKVERLLEFLDAQVEPAAEDPREAEISVLSAYQQRTHLHYDYGPGHIRVYDLVADHADLVDFLSPGHLEFYTAFADTPFEELFNRLPVRDTVRRNAHKSFVGGCAIGDRWRAEDRPAVDRTAVLEGIGLDPALPTFFHNARYAVHHKGQVELFRAVDRVLDEGLKANFVLRCLSDGGIDDPYVREVVERHKDRVHLECERVDERRVVEYAAASDYCLFPSKFEMDTFLIAQGEAMAVGAVPIATAQLGMAHFGHVADPLNTPEATGFAVNRSFAEDDTLLVNALVERIHTAAALLRERPEEYQRLRANAIAKAREFTWQQVAAQHLAAFTPLWEGQRPVPSIELLLKYGWFDLLPDEAHDAHRDAIAEATARFADRDLRARHSVADGRITYRLPHADRVEAVALAEPDPEHPWRRDVTVRPLERTGPGEFTGLLDETGGEVHLLLTLSSGRSAWDVVRHG is encoded by the coding sequence GTGCACATCATCGAGACCTACTTCGAGTGCGGAGGCTTCGACCACCGCTTCCTCCAGGGCGGAATCTCCGTCTACCTCTGGAATCTCTCCAAGGCACTCGCCGACGAGGGCCACCGCGTCTCCGTCGTCACCCCCGCCCACGGCCGCCTGGACGACCTGCGCGCCTCCTACGACGTAGAGCGCCTCGACTACGAGGACACCTATGAACTGCCGCTGGTCCTCGACCCCGACACCTGGGGCGAGCGCTTCCCCGCCGAGGTGCGCATCCCGCTCACCACGACCGCACACCGCGTCCGACTCGACGGCGTCGACCTGTACTTCCTCTCCAACGACCTGCTCGACCGACTGCCCGACCGCTTCTACCCGCCGTACGACAGCAAGGGCAGTGACCTCGTCTTCTTCAAGCCACTCGCCTATCAGGTGGACACGATCCGCTTCATCCGCAGCCGATTCGGCGGCGAGAAGGCTCTCGTCCACGCCCACGAGCCGTACTACCACTACCTGTTGCCCGCGGCCTTCCGCGACGACCCGGACAAGTTCGTGGTCGGGACCGTGCAGAGCAACATGCCCATCACCAAGAAGGTCTACCGGCCCAAGGTCGAACGGCTGCTGGAATTCCTGGACGCCCAGGTCGAGCCGGCGGCCGAGGACCCGCGCGAGGCAGAGATCTCGGTGCTGAGTGCCTACCAGCAACGCACCCATCTGCACTACGACTACGGGCCCGGCCACATCCGCGTCTACGACCTGGTCGCCGACCACGCGGACCTGGTCGACTTTCTCTCGCCGGGCCACCTGGAGTTCTACACCGCCTTCGCCGACACCCCCTTCGAGGAGCTGTTCAACCGGCTGCCGGTGCGGGACACCGTGCGGCGCAACGCGCACAAGAGTTTCGTCGGCGGCTGCGCCATCGGCGACCGCTGGCGCGCCGAGGACCGGCCCGCGGTCGACCGGACGGCCGTCCTGGAGGGCATCGGCCTCGACCCCGCCCTGCCGACGTTCTTCCACAACGCCCGCTACGCCGTCCATCACAAGGGCCAGGTGGAGCTCTTCCGCGCCGTCGACCGGGTCCTCGACGAAGGCCTCAAGGCCAACTTCGTGCTGCGCTGCCTCAGCGACGGCGGCATCGACGATCCGTACGTCCGCGAGGTCGTCGAACGCCACAAGGACCGCGTCCACTTGGAGTGCGAGCGCGTCGACGAACGGCGGGTCGTCGAATACGCCGCCGCCAGTGACTACTGCCTCTTCCCGTCCAAGTTCGAGATGGACACCTTCCTGATCGCCCAGGGCGAGGCGATGGCCGTCGGTGCCGTCCCGATCGCCACGGCCCAACTGGGCATGGCCCACTTCGGACATGTCGCCGATCCGCTGAACACCCCTGAGGCCACCGGCTTCGCCGTCAACCGCTCCTTCGCCGAGGACGACACCCTGCTCGTCAACGCCCTCGTCGAGCGCATCCACACGGCCGCCGCTCTGCTGCGGGAGCGCCCCGAGGAGTACCAGCGGCTGCGCGCCAACGCCATCGCCAAGGCGCGTGAGTTCACCTGGCAGCAGGTCGCGGCACAGCACTTGGCGGCCTTCACCCCGCTCTGGGAGGGACAGCGGCCCGTCCCGAGCATCGAACTCCTCCTGAAGTACGGCTGGTTCGACCTCCTCCCCGACGAGGCTCATGACGCCCACCGCGACGCCATCGCCGAAGCGACCGCTCGATTCGCCGACCGCGACCTGCGCGCCCGCCACTCCGTCGCCGACGGCCGCATCACCTACCGCCTGCCGCACGCCGACCGAGTCGAAGCGGTCGCCCTCGCGGAACCCGACCCCGAGCACCCCTGGCGCCGGGACGTCACCGTTCGCCCCCTGGAGCGCACCGGGCCCGGCGAGTTCACCGGACTCCTCGATGAAACTGGAGGGGAAGTGCATCTGCTCCTCACCCTGTCCTCCGGCCGCTCCGCCTGGGACGTGGTGCGCCATGGCTGA
- a CDS encoding sugar phosphate nucleotidyltransferase: MADGVRAALLAGGEGRRMGPLGHGRLKPLVPFGGSCRLIDFSLANAEASGLGEVLLLSQYEERQLMDDLHRTWWRPGFRVHFGPYDRAYREGAGYRPPEQSCPPERGTADALIRKAPYLFGPGTSEVLVLHADHVYRFDYGPLIAAHRRSGAALTLAYQRIERRYVHLFGMVEFDGAGQLTAFVEKPAEPTSDLVFAAFCVFDAARLHHYLELLDGTDWQHDISRDVIPAMLAGGERILGHEVPGHWEDIGTVDRYHRAHLALLDENAGLTPDQLPHTVRPEVPREVVTAPGVERSLIPADLVNDGRVEHSVVFPGVRIGSGARVRRSVLLPGAQVPAGADIDSAIVLEDGTVQGDIHV; the protein is encoded by the coding sequence ATGGCTGACGGAGTGCGCGCAGCGCTGCTCGCGGGCGGAGAGGGCCGCCGGATGGGCCCGCTCGGCCACGGCCGGCTCAAACCGCTGGTGCCCTTCGGCGGCTCCTGCCGCCTGATCGACTTCTCGCTCGCCAACGCGGAGGCCTCCGGCCTGGGTGAGGTCCTGCTGCTCTCCCAGTACGAGGAGCGGCAGCTGATGGACGACCTGCACCGCACCTGGTGGCGGCCCGGCTTCCGGGTCCACTTCGGGCCGTACGACCGGGCCTACCGCGAAGGCGCCGGATACCGTCCGCCGGAGCAGTCCTGCCCGCCGGAGCGGGGGACCGCCGACGCCCTGATCCGCAAGGCGCCGTACCTCTTCGGGCCCGGCACCTCCGAGGTGCTGGTGCTGCACGCCGACCACGTCTACCGCTTCGACTACGGCCCGCTGATCGCCGCGCACCGCCGCTCCGGCGCCGCGCTCACCCTGGCGTACCAGCGCATCGAGCGGCGCTACGTCCACCTCTTCGGCATGGTCGAGTTCGACGGCGCCGGGCAACTCACCGCCTTCGTGGAGAAGCCCGCCGAGCCCACCAGCGATCTGGTCTTCGCCGCGTTCTGCGTCTTCGACGCCGCCAGGCTGCACCACTATCTGGAGCTGCTGGACGGCACCGACTGGCAGCACGACATCAGCCGGGACGTCATCCCCGCCATGCTCGCCGGCGGAGAGCGCATCCTCGGCCATGAGGTGCCGGGACACTGGGAGGACATCGGCACGGTCGACCGCTATCACCGGGCCCATCTGGCGCTGCTGGACGAGAATGCCGGGCTGACGCCCGATCAACTCCCCCACACGGTACGGCCAGAGGTGCCCCGCGAGGTCGTGACGGCGCCCGGCGTCGAGCGCAGCCTGATCCCCGCCGACCTGGTCAACGACGGCCGTGTCGAGCACAGCGTCGTCTTCCCCGGTGTGCGCATCGGCAGCGGTGCGCGGGTCCGCCGCAGTGTGCTGCTGCCGGGCGCGCAGGTGCCCGCCGGAGCTGATATCGACTCGGCGATCGTGCTGGAGGACGGCACAGTGCAGGGAGACATCCATGTCTGA
- a CDS encoding ROK family protein, translated as MSEPAFTVVDLGGTTLRIARYDVATATVDDVRRVPTDGLARHPGDPVPLLQSKVAEQLAALAEQAVARHGSRALAVAFAGPVTADGHALTAPTVWGERGAPLPLRPLLEERLGIPVVVVNDLTAAVWRYVDGPDQPPFCLITVSSGIGSKVYRAGEVLLDAEGHGGELGHWRCDLTPDAPPCDCGGRGHLGGIASGRGVLAATRRAALADPGGYARSALARTAPDPQLLDNPTLVAAVRAEDAFATTVLRGTLTHLASAITSVFTSIGVRRYLLMGGFALAVGPRYVRLLTEELELLGCFGLTPAEIRRMVELGAPDDDHGLLGAGRLLAARGAGHPAVTAP; from the coding sequence ATGTCTGAGCCCGCCTTCACCGTCGTCGACCTGGGCGGCACCACCCTGCGGATCGCGCGGTACGACGTCGCCACGGCCACCGTGGACGACGTACGCCGTGTCCCCACCGACGGCCTGGCCCGCCACCCCGGCGACCCGGTGCCCCTCCTCCAGTCCAAGGTGGCCGAGCAGTTGGCCGCGCTCGCCGAGCAGGCCGTCGCACGCCACGGCAGCCGCGCCCTGGCCGTCGCCTTCGCCGGGCCGGTCACCGCCGACGGCCACGCGCTGACCGCCCCCACCGTCTGGGGCGAGCGCGGCGCACCCCTGCCGTTGCGCCCGCTGCTGGAGGAGCGCCTCGGCATTCCCGTGGTCGTCGTCAACGATCTGACGGCCGCCGTCTGGCGCTATGTCGACGGCCCCGACCAGCCGCCGTTCTGCCTGATCACGGTCAGTTCCGGGATCGGCAGCAAGGTGTACCGGGCGGGGGAGGTGCTGCTGGATGCCGAGGGGCACGGCGGGGAGCTGGGCCACTGGCGTTGTGACCTCACGCCGGACGCGCCGCCGTGCGACTGCGGCGGACGCGGTCACCTCGGCGGGATCGCCTCCGGGCGAGGTGTGCTGGCCGCCACGCGACGCGCCGCCCTCGCCGACCCCGGCGGCTACGCCCGCTCGGCCCTCGCCCGAACAGCCCCCGATCCACAGCTGTTGGACAACCCGACGCTGGTCGCCGCCGTACGCGCCGAGGACGCCTTCGCCACGACCGTCCTGCGCGGCACGCTCACCCACCTCGCCTCCGCCATCACCTCCGTGTTCACGTCGATCGGCGTCCGCCGCTACCTCCTCATGGGGGGCTTCGCGCTGGCCGTCGGACCCCGCTATGTCCGCCTGCTCACCGAGGAGTTGGAGCTCCTCGGCTGCTTCGGCCTGACCCCGGCGGAGATTCGCCGCATGGTCGAACTCGGCGCCCCGGACGACGATCACGGCCTCCTCGGCGCGGGCCGTCTGCTCGCCGCGCGTGGAGCGGGGCATCCGGCGGTGACGGCGCCATGA
- a CDS encoding SDR family oxidoreductase, whose amino-acid sequence MTVTLIVGSGFVGRAVAARLAAEGGNPVLASRRMPAGSDAPWVRLDAADAEACERVVEAVRPDRLVLVHGPSDVTWCEADPERALALHSSAAAHLTKAAQGRRTVLISTDNVFDGSRPDNDENTPTAPANAYGRAKLAAERILREGADATVLRVSLVYGWEPAASAKWLNFFAGCAHRLRNGERVEAPDDQWTTPVHVADVAAVTAAALAPGTPGLLHLGGPDRVSRAEWAEAIAEGLGVPRSRVVRVPKAQGRYASRPTHTCLTSTLLDNVLRRHGLRVRGVDEGIRDLLEAAP is encoded by the coding sequence ATGACGGTCACCCTCATCGTCGGCAGCGGCTTCGTCGGACGCGCCGTGGCCGCCCGGCTGGCCGCCGAGGGCGGCAACCCCGTCCTCGCCTCCCGCCGGATGCCCGCCGGCTCCGACGCCCCCTGGGTCCGCCTGGACGCGGCGGACGCCGAGGCCTGCGAGCGCGTCGTCGAAGCCGTGCGGCCCGACCGACTCGTCCTGGTCCACGGCCCGTCCGACGTCACCTGGTGCGAGGCCGACCCCGAGCGCGCCCTTGCGCTGCACAGTTCGGCGGCGGCGCATCTCACCAAGGCCGCGCAAGGCCGCCGTACCGTATTGATCTCCACCGACAACGTCTTCGACGGCAGCCGCCCCGACAACGACGAGAACACCCCCACGGCCCCCGCCAACGCCTACGGCAGGGCCAAGCTGGCCGCCGAGCGGATCCTGCGGGAGGGTGCGGACGCGACGGTCCTGCGGGTCAGCCTCGTCTACGGCTGGGAGCCCGCCGCCTCGGCCAAGTGGCTCAACTTCTTTGCCGGATGCGCTCATCGGCTCAGGAACGGCGAGCGGGTGGAGGCCCCGGACGACCAGTGGACCACCCCGGTCCACGTGGCCGACGTCGCCGCCGTGACCGCCGCCGCCCTCGCCCCCGGCACCCCCGGCCTGCTCCACCTCGGTGGCCCCGACCGGGTCTCCCGGGCCGAGTGGGCGGAGGCGATCGCCGAGGGGCTCGGCGTGCCGCGCTCCCGGGTCGTGCGGGTCCCCAAGGCACAGGGCCGGTATGCCAGCCGCCCCACCCACACCTGTCTGACCAGCACCCTCCTGGACAACGTCCTGCGCCGGCACGGCCTGCGCGTGCGCGGCGTCGACGAGGGGATCCGCGACCTGCTGGAGGCCGCCCCGTGA
- a CDS encoding NUDIX hydrolase, giving the protein MIRTVRSREVYRNPWMTVREDDIRRPDGSPGQYGVVDKPDYALVIPRDDDGRLHLVEQYRYPVRGRYWEFPQGSWPAGHEGEAPLDLARAELREETGLRAARMTYLGRLHVAYGYASQGCHVYLAEELTEGEPEREAGEADMRQRWADPNEWRALVGAGRVTDAATLAAYTLLDLHRGESA; this is encoded by the coding sequence GTGATCCGCACCGTGCGCTCCCGCGAGGTCTACCGCAACCCCTGGATGACCGTCCGCGAGGACGACATACGACGCCCCGACGGCAGCCCGGGCCAGTACGGCGTCGTCGACAAGCCGGACTACGCCCTGGTGATCCCACGGGACGACGACGGCCGGCTCCACCTCGTCGAGCAGTACCGCTACCCCGTGCGCGGCCGCTACTGGGAGTTCCCGCAGGGCTCCTGGCCCGCCGGGCACGAGGGCGAGGCCCCGCTGGACCTCGCCCGCGCCGAACTGCGCGAGGAGACAGGCCTGCGGGCCGCCCGGATGACCTACCTCGGCCGCTTGCACGTCGCCTACGGCTACGCCAGCCAGGGCTGCCATGTCTACCTCGCCGAGGAGCTGACCGAGGGCGAGCCCGAACGGGAGGCCGGCGAGGCCGACATGCGTCAGCGCTGGGCCGACCCGAACGAGTGGCGGGCCCTCGTCGGTGCCGGCCGGGTCACGGACGCGGCGACGCTCGCCGCGTACACCCTGCTGGACCTGCACAGGGGAGAGAGCGCATGA